One stretch of Roseibium sp. HPY-6 DNA includes these proteins:
- a CDS encoding DUF4164 domain-containing protein yields MAEIDCIEKTSLADAVKRLDAAVGQLETAVQRRMDADRSLNALQDDLQRLGEDRSQLAASLDESEARASRLEEANKDVSRRLVSAMETIRSVLDAHGG; encoded by the coding sequence ATGGCGGAAATCGACTGCATTGAAAAAACCAGCCTTGCCGATGCGGTCAAAAGGCTGGACGCGGCTGTCGGACAATTGGAAACGGCGGTCCAGCGGCGCATGGATGCGGACAGGTCCTTGAATGCACTTCAAGACGACCTGCAGAGGCTTGGGGAGGACAGGTCCCAATTGGCAGCCTCACTCGACGAGAGCGAAGCGCGTGCGTCGAGGCTGGAAGAGGCGAACAAGGACGTTTCCAGACGGCTTGTTTCGGCGATGGAAACGATCCGCAGCGTGCTCGATGCACACGGGGGCTAG
- a CDS encoding cell division protein ZapA, translating into MSQITVTINGKSFRMACDDGEEDRLMGLAARFDGWISELKGAFGEIGDQRLTVMAGIMATDQLSELERRVKQLEGELEDARQRQVAALDNMSQNEEELSRAVTTAAARIESLADSLTRSLRTSETS; encoded by the coding sequence ATGTCGCAGATAACAGTCACAATCAACGGCAAATCCTTCCGCATGGCGTGCGACGACGGCGAAGAAGACCGTTTGATGGGACTGGCCGCGCGTTTTGATGGTTGGATTTCCGAACTGAAGGGCGCTTTCGGTGAAATAGGCGACCAGCGGCTGACAGTAATGGCCGGTATCATGGCCACTGATCAGCTTTCCGAACTCGAACGCAGGGTCAAGCAGCTCGAAGGTGAACTTGAGGACGCCCGGCAGCGGCAGGTTGCTGCGCTCGACAACATGAGCCAGAACGAGGAAGAGCTCTCCCGGGCCGTGACGACGGCCGCTGCGCGCATAGAAAGCCTTGCGGACAGTCTTACAAGAAGCTTGCGGACGTCCGAGACGTCTTAG
- a CDS encoding 5-formyltetrahydrofolate cyclo-ligase — translation MTEVSNLAAEKDLLRKQALSRRRALDEVERIEKSLQIVDHLDVLPVPSGAVVAGFWPIRDEIDPRPLMDRLRQRGHRLGLPVMVGPSLIFRHLQRDTELVPAGFGCLEPGPEAEELRPDVLLMPLAGFDAVGNRIGYGRAYYDNTITLLEKTGPLLRIGVAFSTQEVDRVPTEAHDKPLDGILTEHGYRSFG, via the coding sequence ATGACCGAAGTTTCGAACCTGGCCGCTGAAAAAGATCTGCTGCGCAAACAAGCCCTGTCCCGCAGACGGGCATTGGACGAAGTCGAGCGGATCGAGAAAAGCCTTCAGATTGTCGATCACCTTGATGTGTTGCCTGTGCCGTCCGGCGCAGTCGTTGCCGGGTTCTGGCCGATCCGGGACGAAATCGATCCAAGACCGCTTATGGACAGACTACGCCAGCGCGGCCATCGCCTTGGTCTCCCGGTTATGGTTGGGCCGAGCCTGATATTCAGGCATCTTCAAAGGGATACGGAACTCGTACCCGCTGGGTTTGGCTGTCTCGAGCCAGGGCCCGAGGCCGAAGAGTTGCGCCCGGATGTCCTTTTGATGCCGCTTGCCGGATTTGACGCAGTGGGCAATCGCATCGGCTATGGGAGAGCCTATTACGACAATACGATCACCCTGCTTGAGAAAACGGGGCCGCTGCTGCGCATTGGAGTTGCGTTTTCCACGCAGGAGGTTGACCGCGTGCCGACAGAAGCGCATGACAAACCCTTGGATGGGATTTTGACCGAACACGGTTACCGGTCGTTTGGCTGA